One genomic segment of Oncorhynchus masou masou isolate Uvic2021 chromosome 16, UVic_Omas_1.1, whole genome shotgun sequence includes these proteins:
- the LOC135557208 gene encoding R-spondin-3-like yields the protein MRERGTCLLSCPRGHYGTRSPHVNTCTKCREDCVSCFNRNFCTHCHQGHYLYRGRCENSCPEGLTPNAALRECIDCLVGCEVCVTRNTCTRCRAGLYLLHGQCHHTCPGGFEPDRQLMECISHVHCQVGEWGDWGLCFRRGRDYMNFVEVRRREVLRHPTLYGDPCPKVKEWRKCVIKRRPSPGRSDGKGIRPTEH from the exons ATGCGGGAGAGGGGGACCTGTCTGCTATCCTGCCCCAGAGGTCACTATGGGACACGCTCCCCACATGTCAACACCTGCACCA aGTGCAGGGAGGACTGTGTTTCCTGCTTCAACAGGAACTTCTGCACTCACTGTCACCAGGGCCACTACCTGTACAGAGGGAGGTGTGAGAACAGCTGCCCTGAGGGCCTGACCCCAAACGCTGCACTAAGAGAGTGCATTG ATTGTCTAGTGggctgtgaggtgtgtgtgaCGAGGAACACCTGCACCAGGTGTAGAGCAGGACTGTACCTCCTGCATGGCCAGTGCCACCATACCTGCCCAGGGGGGTTTGAGCCTGATAGACAGCTCATGGAGTGCATTTCTCATG tacacTGTCAGGTGggagaatggggagactggggccTCTGCTTTCGGAGAGGGAGGGACTACATGAATTTTGTGGAGGTACGAAGACGAGAGGTCCTACGGCACCCCACCCTGTACGGCGACCCCTGCCCCAAAGTCAAAGAGTGGAGGAAATGTGTCATCAAAAGGAGACCGAGTCCAG GAAGATCAGATGGCAAAGGCATTAGGCCAACAGAACATTGA